A portion of the Pedobacter cryoconitis genome contains these proteins:
- a CDS encoding homoserine dehydrogenase, which produces MSKKLKIGIFGFGVVGQGLHDIIRGQDLNLEIIKIAIKNPDKKRSLDAGLFTTDHDEILNNPEINTIVELIDDADAAFAIAKKALTSGKHVVSANKKMIANHLAELVELQAKYGASLLYEGAVCGSIPIIRNLEEYYDNELLHGISGIFNGSSNYILSKIFNENMPYDVALKQAQELGFAETDPIMDVGGYDPKFKLAIATAHAYGLFIDPDKILNVGIQNLSEQDIQYAREKNYKIKLVPTARKISTKQVITYVLPKFVKADDFLFNVENEYNGVTVQAAFADKQFFFGKGAGGHPTGAAVLSDIAALRYGYRYEYKKFHQQNGLIHTDNVNIEVYLRYTHEYTVEKLKIENIVERFSRNDFKYVIGSVSLKSLLANKDLLVQKDVFIAHTGRFTYTDKQIEVIAGEEALVH; this is translated from the coding sequence ATGAGCAAGAAACTTAAAATTGGAATATTCGGTTTTGGAGTTGTGGGACAGGGACTACATGACATCATCCGTGGCCAGGATTTAAACCTGGAAATTATTAAAATAGCCATCAAAAATCCGGATAAGAAACGTAGTCTGGATGCCGGACTATTCACTACTGATCATGATGAGATTTTAAATAATCCAGAGATTAACACAATTGTAGAACTAATAGATGACGCGGATGCAGCGTTTGCCATTGCAAAAAAAGCATTGACCAGTGGAAAACACGTAGTCTCTGCCAACAAAAAAATGATTGCCAATCATTTAGCAGAATTGGTAGAATTGCAGGCTAAATACGGCGCTTCTTTACTTTATGAAGGTGCAGTATGCGGTAGTATTCCTATTATCAGAAACCTGGAAGAATATTATGACAATGAATTGCTGCATGGAATAAGCGGGATCTTTAATGGTTCATCGAACTATATCCTGTCTAAAATATTCAATGAAAACATGCCTTATGACGTGGCTTTAAAACAAGCTCAGGAACTTGGTTTCGCAGAAACCGATCCAATTATGGATGTTGGCGGCTATGACCCTAAGTTTAAACTGGCCATTGCAACAGCTCATGCTTATGGCTTATTTATTGACCCGGATAAGATCCTGAACGTTGGTATCCAGAATTTATCCGAACAGGATATTCAATATGCAAGAGAAAAAAATTACAAGATTAAGTTAGTGCCAACAGCCCGAAAAATCAGTACAAAACAGGTCATTACTTATGTATTGCCTAAGTTTGTAAAAGCTGATGATTTCTTATTTAACGTAGAAAATGAATATAATGGAGTTACTGTTCAGGCAGCTTTTGCAGACAAACAGTTCTTTTTTGGAAAAGGTGCTGGTGGCCACCCCACAGGTGCAGCAGTTTTATCTGACATCGCAGCGTTGAGATATGGTTACAGATATGAGTACAAAAAATTTCATCAGCAAAACGGACTCATCCATACAGACAATGTAAATATCGAAGTCTATTTAAGATATACACATGAATATACAGTTGAAAAGTTAAAGATCGAAAATATTGTAGAACGTTTTTCAAGGAATGATTTTAAGTATGTGATCGGTAGCGTAAGCTTGAAATCACTATTAGCAAATAAGGATTTACTCGTGCAGAAAGATGTTTTTATAGCACATACCGGAAGATTCACTTATACAGATAAACAAATCGAAGTGATTGCCGGCGAAGAAGCACTTGTGCACTAA
- a CDS encoding ribonuclease domain-containing protein has protein sequence MKNFKILFALLTFGLLFSSFTKDSNPSLALVNSLQATTVSLTGHTTEQAAVTVPQKAYTVADYVAKNGKAPQGYVGGTVFQNREGLLPQGVAYKEYDVNPKVNGQNRGAERIVLGNDGSRYYTGDHYASFTAF, from the coding sequence ATGAAAAACTTTAAAATTTTATTCGCGCTGCTAACTTTTGGTTTGCTGTTTTCATCTTTCACGAAAGACAGCAATCCTTCTTTAGCTTTAGTAAATTCGCTGCAAGCCACAACAGTTAGCCTTACAGGTCATACGACTGAACAGGCAGCAGTAACAGTTCCACAAAAAGCTTATACAGTTGCTGATTATGTAGCTAAAAATGGAAAAGCTCCTCAAGGTTATGTAGGAGGGACAGTATTCCAGAATCGTGAAGGTTTGTTGCCACAAGGGGTGGCTTATAAAGAATATGACGTCAATCCAAAAGTGAACGGACAAAACAGAGGAGCGGAACGTATCGTTCTTGGTAACGATGGCAGCCGATATTATACCGGAGATCATTATGCATCATTTACCGCATTCTAA
- a CDS encoding pyrimidine/purine nucleoside phosphorylase codes for MSNQTNAAVVNETVSHNVYFEGKVQSLGLETEKGKATLGVMKKGTYVFSASSPEKMIMITGSMKVKLTDTYQVYGAQEEFDVAAGTSFEVSCDQDVAYLCYYG; via the coding sequence ATGAGTAATCAGACTAATGCTGCTGTTGTAAATGAAACAGTATCCCATAATGTATATTTTGAAGGCAAAGTTCAAAGCCTTGGGCTGGAAACCGAGAAGGGTAAAGCTACGCTAGGCGTGATGAAGAAAGGAACGTATGTTTTTTCGGCTTCTTCGCCAGAGAAGATGATCATGATCACAGGTAGTATGAAAGTGAAGTTAACGGATACTTACCAGGTCTACGGTGCGCAAGAAGAATTTGATGTTGCTGCGGGTACTTCATTTGAGGTGAGCTGTGATCAGGATGTAGCTTATTTATGTTATTACGGCTAA
- a CDS encoding HD domain-containing protein: MNIIADNLYGKFSISPLINELINSRPFERLQRIHQGGGIFLVNPKLTLTRHEHSIGVMLLIKLLGGTEIEQAAGLLHDISHTAFSHVIDYVFEHAGEDYHEEIYHRILNNSEIPEILSKHGYTLSQLTAQDFNILEQPLPNLCADRVDYALRDLFYAGFINKKEVKDFISAISIHEGRIMLTSIAAAKWFKSKFEILNKDYFAKKEHLYANEKLTAIIKQLLSEKAITTADFEKDDTQLLKLIENTVAGKQRIEEIKKLQDFEAYTPGFNLKDRVVDPELYIGGKYARLSAV, from the coding sequence ATGAATATAATAGCAGACAATTTATACGGCAAATTCAGCATTTCTCCACTTATCAATGAATTAATTAACTCCAGGCCTTTTGAACGCCTTCAAAGAATACATCAAGGTGGTGGAATCTTTTTGGTGAATCCAAAACTAACATTGACCAGACATGAACATTCTATCGGGGTCATGTTATTGATTAAACTACTGGGCGGAACTGAAATAGAACAAGCAGCAGGATTACTTCATGACATTTCACATACGGCATTTTCTCACGTCATTGACTACGTATTTGAACATGCCGGAGAAGATTACCATGAAGAAATTTACCATAGAATTTTAAACAACTCTGAGATCCCGGAAATACTGAGCAAACATGGATACACACTTTCACAGCTAACAGCTCAAGACTTTAATATTCTGGAGCAACCCCTTCCTAACCTTTGTGCAGACCGGGTTGATTATGCTTTGAGAGACCTGTTTTATGCCGGGTTTATTAACAAAAAAGAAGTTAAAGACTTTATTTCAGCAATCTCCATTCATGAAGGAAGAATCATGCTGACTTCCATAGCAGCAGCAAAATGGTTTAAAAGTAAATTTGAGATTTTGAACAAGGACTATTTTGCAAAAAAAGAACACCTTTATGCCAATGAGAAACTGACAGCAATAATTAAACAGCTACTCTCTGAAAAGGCAATCACAACAGCCGACTTTGAAAAAGATGACACCCAGCTCCTGAAACTAATTGAAAATACGGTTGCCGGAAAGCAGCGTATTGAAGAAATTAAAAAACTACAGGATTTTGAAGCATACACACCCGGCTTCAACTTAAAAGACCGGGTAGTAGATCCGGAACTTTATATCGGCGGAAAATACGCCAGGCTCAGTGCGGTCTGA
- a CDS encoding dihydrolipoamide acetyltransferase family protein yields MAQYELLLPKMGESVAEATVIKWLKQPGDMISLDDTLLEIATDKVDSEVPSPVAGKLVQQLYKEDDVVQVGAVIAIIETDAAESKTAEKEEQPVVAEQAPAAEPAVNIPGTEQLNDSTVNSAQHSSDSDRFYSPLVKSIAAQEQISVTELDDIAGSGADGRLTKDDLLNYIQNGRKSTGAVLANRAEQSQPVAAVKDVPVNTIAAPAPVAAAKSASAQPVVSLSGADEIIEMDRMGKIIADHMVMSKQTSAHVTSFVEADVTNMVLWRDKVKKNFEKRENEKITFTPIFIEAVTKAIKDFPMINVSVNGTKIIKKKDINIGMAAALPSGNLIVPVIKNADQLNLVGLTKSVNDLANRARGSKLKPDETQGGTFTLTNVGSFGNVMGTPIINQPQVAILAVGAIKKKPAVLETEYGDVIAIRHIMFLSLSYDHRVVNGALGGTFVRRVADYLENWDINREI; encoded by the coding sequence ATGGCACAATACGAATTATTATTACCTAAAATGGGAGAAAGTGTTGCAGAAGCAACCGTCATCAAGTGGTTAAAACAACCTGGTGATATGATCAGTTTGGATGATACCCTGTTAGAAATCGCAACGGATAAAGTGGACTCAGAAGTTCCGTCACCAGTGGCTGGAAAATTGGTCCAACAATTATATAAAGAAGATGATGTTGTTCAGGTTGGTGCTGTAATTGCAATAATCGAGACGGATGCTGCTGAAAGTAAAACTGCTGAAAAGGAAGAGCAGCCAGTAGTGGCTGAACAGGCTCCTGCAGCTGAGCCAGCGGTAAATATTCCGGGAACAGAACAATTGAATGATTCAACTGTAAATTCTGCACAGCATAGCAGTGATTCGGATCGCTTTTATTCTCCTTTGGTAAAGAGCATCGCTGCTCAGGAGCAGATTAGTGTAACTGAACTTGATGATATTGCTGGTAGTGGTGCTGATGGCCGTTTAACTAAGGATGATCTGTTAAATTATATTCAGAATGGCCGTAAAAGTACCGGAGCTGTATTAGCCAACCGCGCTGAACAAAGCCAGCCTGTTGCTGCTGTTAAAGATGTGCCAGTTAATACTATTGCTGCACCGGCGCCTGTTGCGGCTGCAAAGTCTGCTAGTGCGCAGCCGGTAGTGAGTTTAAGTGGTGCTGATGAGATCATTGAAATGGACCGCATGGGTAAAATCATTGCTGACCACATGGTGATGAGTAAGCAGACTTCTGCGCACGTAACTTCATTCGTGGAGGCTGATGTGACGAACATGGTGCTTTGGAGAGATAAAGTGAAGAAAAACTTCGAAAAGAGGGAGAACGAAAAGATCACCTTTACGCCAATCTTTATTGAAGCGGTAACTAAAGCAATTAAAGATTTTCCAATGATCAATGTTTCTGTGAATGGAACTAAGATTATCAAGAAAAAAGATATAAATATTGGTATGGCTGCTGCTTTACCTAGTGGTAATTTAATCGTTCCTGTGATTAAAAATGCAGATCAGCTGAATCTTGTTGGATTAACTAAGTCTGTAAATGATCTGGCAAACCGCGCAAGGGGTTCTAAACTGAAACCTGATGAGACGCAAGGGGGGACTTTTACTTTGACTAACGTAGGTTCATTCGGAAACGTAATGGGAACACCTATTATCAATCAGCCACAGGTAGCTATTCTTGCAGTAGGGGCTATTAAAAAGAAACCAGCTGTTTTAGAGACTGAATACGGTGATGTAATTGCAATCCGCCATATTATGTTCCTTTCGCTGTCTTATGATCACAGAGTAGTCAATGGTGCGCTTGGTGGTACTTTTGTACGCAGGGTAGCAGATTACCTGGAGAACTGGGATATCAACAGAGAAATTTAA
- a CDS encoding competence/damage-inducible protein A, with amino-acid sequence MLAEIITIGDEILIGQIVDTNSAWMAKQLNAAGIKVKQITSVSDDADHIIAALGQAEQRAKIILITGGLGPTKDDITKYTLAKYFNMGMRRDAGVLAQVEEIFRRFNRPMIESNIRQADVPDGCTVIPNKNGTAPCMWFERDGTIFVSMPGVPFEMMYLMDEEILPKLKQAFELPFIYHKTILTANLGESFLAQQIEEIEDSLPVSIKLAYLPKLGQVRLRLSTSGTNEAQLKEEVEVYAQRIIEKIKPYIVAEDDIAIEKAILDLMDKKGLTLSTAESCTGGFIAQLITQHPGCSSVYAGGAVVYSYELKQSVLGVKAETLEKYGAVSEQTVKEMASGAITHFNTDYSVAVSGIAGPDGGTVDKPVGTVWIAVANRNGVVAKLFTFGSKRAQNIERSAIAALTMILNLLKEDNN; translated from the coding sequence ATGTTAGCTGAGATTATTACGATTGGCGATGAAATTTTAATCGGCCAGATTGTGGATACAAATTCTGCATGGATGGCCAAACAACTGAATGCTGCGGGCATTAAAGTAAAACAAATAACCTCGGTTTCTGATGATGCTGATCATATTATAGCGGCGCTGGGCCAGGCAGAGCAAAGAGCAAAGATCATTTTAATTACCGGTGGATTAGGCCCGACTAAGGACGATATTACCAAATATACATTGGCAAAATACTTTAATATGGGTATGCGCCGTGATGCTGGGGTACTGGCACAGGTTGAAGAGATTTTCAGGCGTTTTAACCGTCCGATGATTGAATCAAATATCAGGCAGGCTGATGTCCCTGATGGTTGTACGGTGATCCCGAATAAAAATGGAACTGCTCCTTGCATGTGGTTTGAGCGGGATGGGACCATCTTTGTTTCTATGCCGGGTGTACCTTTTGAAATGATGTATTTGATGGATGAAGAAATCTTGCCAAAACTTAAGCAGGCTTTTGAATTGCCTTTCATTTACCACAAAACAATTTTGACGGCAAATTTAGGGGAGTCTTTCCTGGCACAGCAGATTGAGGAGATAGAAGATAGTTTACCTGTTTCGATTAAACTTGCTTATTTACCAAAACTTGGGCAGGTAAGATTGAGATTAAGTACTTCTGGTACTAATGAGGCTCAATTGAAGGAAGAAGTAGAGGTGTATGCGCAGCGGATTATTGAAAAAATCAAGCCTTATATTGTTGCTGAGGATGATATTGCTATTGAGAAAGCAATTCTTGATCTCATGGATAAAAAGGGATTAACGCTTTCTACTGCGGAGAGCTGTACGGGTGGTTTTATTGCGCAATTAATTACGCAGCATCCGGGTTGTTCTTCTGTTTATGCTGGTGGTGCAGTAGTTTATTCTTATGAATTGAAGCAGTCTGTTTTGGGTGTAAAAGCGGAAACGCTGGAAAAATATGGTGCGGTTAGTGAGCAAACTGTAAAAGAAATGGCTTCTGGTGCAATTACTCATTTTAATACGGACTATAGTGTTGCGGTAAGCGGCATCGCCGGACCTGATGGTGGAACTGTCGATAAACCAGTCGGAACTGTCTGGATAGCAGTGGCAAACAGGAATGGGGTAGTGGCTAAGTTATTTACTTTTGGAAGTAAAAGAGCACAGAATATTGAGCGTTCGGCTATAGCTGCATTAACAATGATTTTGAATCTGCTGAAAGAAGATAACAATTAA
- a CDS encoding putative LPS assembly protein LptD, with the protein MKFLRTILLLNSIFLLVLAGHSAFALESSSTRQLLQQQDTTKKAINKVIPNSITGAKIPVGLQQDTAKKDTSKVKVGGAAGAKGGVVKQGDSKIEYSAVDSTKYSKDNSIIYLYGKARVIYQSFELDADYITYNSKTNTVFASGRKDSKGKYLGKPIFKMEKQGSSIADSLFYNTKSGKGTVFNTFTEQEGGFFSGGQSKRQPDNEIHLKGMTYSTCNLPHPHFGIFITKGIVTDKQIITGPVYLKIEDIPLPLGLPFAFFPKPNKRNSGIIMPNVGDDYTRGFFFRDGGYYLNLNDYWDAKILGTLYTRGSYGMSVTSNYVKRYKYNGSIKVDYNSNRYGLEGTPAYEPRKDYSIQWVHSQNANAHPGTNFGASVNIKTSGYNLNTAGGTSYDFRQITENALSSSVSYGRTFADGKVTFSAAARHNQNTQSKTVDVTLPDIALGVQTFPLFKQKGVGEQKWYNKITVGYSMVASNSISTSDSLLFTRKSLDRLKNGFSHTVPVSINFTALKYFNFSAGGTYLEKWQFQSVRQTAIRGIMSNGVLQADQIVRDTVQGFNRSGEYSINMGLSTKIYNTLQFKKMGNLKALRLVMTPNANFSYRPDFSDPSKGNYKTLLYQDGTPVYDAFYGRNKRYSIHEGTLYGGPGEGRNASISFGLDNTLEAKVLSKKDTTGTGMRKVPIIQGLGFNGSYNFLAPAFKLSELSFSGRSQFTDKFGITYDGSFNPYAVADSTINGVYQTKKLVDRYTLPRLTRFSVSFGYSLNAEAFRKRNESLDKTTKKVQQNGMTPEQAAQLAEVSKDPNAFVDFKIPWNFTFSYRFDYSRQATGLLPTATNTLNFNGDFNVTPKWKVQFTSGYDFKSAGLSPTSFAIYRDLHCWDMSINWIPIGPYRSYNLTIKVKASILQDLKLSKQQAYYTRF; encoded by the coding sequence TTGAAATTTTTACGAACTATCCTCTTACTGAATTCTATCTTTTTACTGGTATTGGCCGGTCACTCTGCTTTTGCCTTGGAAAGTTCTTCTACCCGCCAGCTATTGCAACAGCAGGACACCACCAAGAAAGCTATTAATAAAGTTATACCTAATTCGATTACTGGTGCTAAAATCCCAGTTGGGTTACAGCAGGATACAGCAAAAAAAGACACTTCCAAAGTTAAGGTTGGTGGTGCTGCAGGAGCTAAGGGTGGTGTGGTGAAACAGGGTGATTCTAAAATAGAATATTCTGCGGTCGATTCAACAAAATACAGTAAGGACAATAGTATCATCTATTTGTATGGAAAGGCGCGGGTTATTTATCAATCCTTTGAGCTTGATGCGGATTATATCACTTATAACTCTAAAACCAATACTGTTTTTGCCAGCGGAAGAAAGGATTCCAAAGGTAAATATTTGGGAAAACCTATTTTTAAGATGGAGAAACAAGGGTCTTCTATTGCGGATTCACTTTTCTACAATACTAAATCAGGGAAGGGTACGGTCTTCAATACTTTCACTGAACAGGAGGGTGGATTCTTTTCTGGTGGACAGAGTAAGAGACAACCTGACAATGAAATTCACCTGAAGGGAATGACTTATAGTACCTGTAATTTACCGCATCCGCATTTTGGGATATTTATTACGAAAGGTATTGTGACGGATAAACAAATTATTACGGGCCCTGTATACCTTAAGATTGAGGATATACCGTTGCCTTTGGGTTTGCCATTTGCTTTTTTTCCGAAACCTAATAAAAGGAATTCAGGGATTATCATGCCCAATGTGGGTGATGATTATACCAGGGGGTTCTTTTTCAGGGATGGTGGATATTATCTGAACCTGAATGATTACTGGGATGCGAAGATTCTGGGTACGCTTTATACCCGGGGTTCTTATGGGATGTCGGTAACTTCAAATTATGTGAAACGTTATAAGTATAATGGAAGTATCAAAGTGGATTATAACAGTAACCGTTATGGTTTGGAAGGTACACCGGCATATGAACCCAGAAAGGATTATAGTATCCAGTGGGTGCATTCACAGAATGCCAATGCGCATCCGGGAACAAACTTTGGGGCGAGTGTAAATATCAAAACCAGTGGTTACAATTTAAATACTGCGGGTGGGACAAGTTATGATTTCAGACAGATTACTGAAAATGCATTGTCTTCCAGTGTAAGTTATGGCAGGACATTCGCTGATGGAAAGGTTACTTTCTCGGCTGCGGCAAGACATAACCAGAATACACAGTCCAAAACTGTGGATGTTACTTTACCGGATATTGCATTAGGTGTGCAGACTTTTCCGCTTTTTAAGCAAAAGGGTGTAGGGGAGCAGAAATGGTATAATAAGATTACTGTGGGTTATTCGATGGTAGCTTCAAACTCTATTTCTACTTCTGATAGTTTGCTTTTTACCAGAAAATCATTAGATAGGCTGAAGAATGGATTCAGTCATACGGTTCCGGTAAGTATCAACTTTACGGCATTGAAGTATTTTAACTTTTCGGCAGGTGGAACTTATTTGGAGAAATGGCAGTTCCAGTCTGTCCGTCAAACTGCAATCCGCGGAATTATGTCCAATGGTGTTCTTCAGGCAGATCAGATTGTCCGGGATACGGTTCAGGGTTTTAACCGTTCTGGTGAGTATAGTATTAATATGGGTTTATCGACCAAGATCTATAATACGCTGCAATTTAAGAAAATGGGTAATTTAAAGGCTTTGCGTTTAGTGATGACACCGAATGCGAACTTTAGTTACCGCCCTGATTTTTCAGATCCTTCGAAAGGAAATTACAAGACTTTACTTTACCAGGATGGTACGCCGGTTTATGATGCTTTTTATGGTAGAAATAAACGGTATTCTATTCATGAGGGGACCTTATATGGTGGGCCAGGGGAAGGCAGAAATGCGAGTATTAGCTTTGGACTGGATAATACTTTAGAGGCTAAGGTATTGTCAAAAAAAGATACTACGGGTACGGGAATGAGAAAGGTCCCTATTATCCAGGGTTTAGGGTTTAATGGGTCTTATAACTTCCTTGCACCAGCTTTTAAGCTTTCTGAGCTGAGTTTTAGTGGACGTTCACAGTTTACAGATAAATTCGGAATCACTTATGATGGATCGTTTAACCCTTATGCGGTGGCGGATTCAACGATTAATGGGGTATATCAAACTAAAAAACTGGTTGACAGGTATACGCTTCCAAGGTTAACAAGGTTTAGCGTTTCATTTGGCTATAGTTTAAATGCGGAGGCTTTCCGCAAACGTAATGAAAGTCTGGATAAGACGACTAAAAAGGTGCAGCAGAATGGGATGACGCCGGAGCAGGCTGCACAGTTGGCAGAAGTGAGCAAGGATCCTAATGCCTTTGTCGATTTTAAAATTCCATGGAATTTTACTTTCTCTTATCGTTTTGACTATTCCAGACAAGCAACTGGTTTATTGCCGACAGCAACGAATACACTAAACTTTAACGGGGATTTTAACGTTACCCCTAAGTGGAAAGTACAGTTTACCTCTGGATATGATTTTAAAAGTGCGGGTTTGTCACCTACGTCTTTTGCGATATACAGAGATTTACACTGCTGGGATATGAGTATCAACTGGATTCCTATTGGTCCCTACAGAAGTTATAATTTGACAATTAAGGTAAAAGCTTCAATCTTACAAGATTTAAAGCTGAGCAAGCAACAAGCTTATTATACACGTTTTTAA
- a CDS encoding N-acetylmuramoyl-L-alanine amidase family protein — protein MILKRNIFLCAIFLLIGSKAALSQGYKVKTIVIDAGHGGDKPGAAGSYSLEKNVTLQVALKLGRKFEEDMPGVKIVYTRKTDVDISLYRRPEIATAAKADLFISIHCNSMPDHRVVTGYTTRKGKRIPKYGYVKNKTTSGAETFVAGSHRLNEQDGALRENADISLEKDYKKNYNGYDPKDPETFIILSLFKNIYRDKSLKLARLMQNNYTHDNKRFNRGVKEQGILILQRCGMPAVLTEIGFISNPAEEDYINSANGQAEIVNAIFKAVKTYKQETEVN, from the coding sequence ATGATATTGAAAAGGAATATATTCTTATGCGCTATTTTTTTATTAATTGGTTCAAAAGCTGCCTTATCTCAGGGCTATAAAGTAAAGACCATTGTGATCGACGCTGGTCACGGCGGAGATAAACCAGGCGCTGCCGGAAGCTATTCCTTAGAAAAAAACGTAACCCTCCAGGTTGCCCTGAAACTAGGCCGGAAGTTTGAAGAAGATATGCCAGGCGTAAAAATCGTTTATACCCGAAAAACAGATGTTGACATATCCCTATACCGCAGACCAGAAATTGCGACAGCTGCAAAAGCTGATTTATTTATCTCTATTCATTGTAATTCGATGCCAGACCACAGGGTTGTGACCGGCTATACCACCAGAAAAGGGAAAAGAATACCAAAATACGGTTATGTAAAAAACAAAACTACCAGTGGTGCTGAAACATTTGTAGCTGGTAGTCACCGTTTAAACGAGCAAGACGGTGCACTCCGTGAAAATGCCGATATTAGTCTGGAGAAGGATTATAAAAAAAATTATAATGGTTATGATCCAAAGGATCCTGAAACATTTATTATACTATCTTTGTTTAAAAACATATACAGGGACAAAAGTTTGAAGTTAGCGCGGCTAATGCAGAACAATTACACCCACGACAACAAGAGATTTAACAGAGGTGTTAAAGAGCAAGGAATTTTAATCTTACAAAGATGCGGTATGCCTGCAGTGCTAACCGAGATTGGATTTATATCTAACCCAGCCGAAGAAGATTATATAAACTCTGCAAACGGACAAGCTGAAATTGTGAATGCAATCTTCAAAGCCGTAAAGACCTACAAACAAGAAACAGAAGTAAATTAA
- a CDS encoding MlaD family protein: MKITNETKVGILAAFSIAALIIGYNFLKGNSLFSSETLLYAKYTHVDGLAISKPVLINGFQIGRVDKLVLQPDGTILATLKIKGKYDIPKSTIARLESTDLLGSKAIVMALGTGKDFAQDGDTLNSNVEKNLMETVQPVQKKAELIIGKMDSILTSVNSILNPDFQKNVNKSFNSIAGTLASLEGTSKKVDGLVGTESKRIAAILANAESISGNLKNNNEKINAILSNINKITDQVAAANFKQTIDNANKAVADLQGIVSKVNDGKGTLGLLVNDTKMYDNLNNASKNLDELIIDLKANPKRYVHFSVFGGGGSKKDK, encoded by the coding sequence GTGAAAATAACTAACGAAACCAAAGTAGGCATATTAGCAGCCTTTTCTATCGCCGCATTAATTATCGGATATAACTTTCTTAAGGGTAACTCATTATTTTCGAGCGAAACCTTATTATATGCCAAATACACTCACGTTGACGGTCTGGCCATATCAAAACCCGTATTAATAAACGGCTTTCAGATTGGTCGTGTAGATAAACTTGTCTTACAACCTGACGGAACTATTTTGGCTACCCTGAAAATAAAAGGTAAATACGACATTCCAAAATCGACCATAGCCAGATTGGAAAGTACAGACCTGTTGGGAAGTAAAGCAATTGTAATGGCATTAGGAACCGGTAAAGACTTCGCTCAGGACGGTGACACTTTAAACTCAAACGTAGAGAAAAACCTGATGGAGACTGTTCAGCCTGTCCAAAAGAAAGCAGAGCTGATTATCGGTAAAATGGATTCCATCCTGACCAGTGTCAACTCCATCCTCAACCCTGACTTCCAGAAAAACGTCAACAAGAGTTTCAACAGCATTGCTGGTACCCTTGCTTCCTTAGAAGGAACTTCTAAAAAAGTAGATGGATTAGTAGGAACTGAAAGTAAAAGGATCGCTGCTATTTTAGCAAATGCCGAATCAATTTCAGGAAACCTTAAAAACAACAACGAGAAAATTAACGCTATCCTGAGCAATATCAATAAAATCACTGATCAGGTTGCAGCAGCGAACTTCAAGCAGACTATTGACAACGCAAACAAAGCCGTTGCTGACCTTCAAGGCATCGTGAGTAAAGTAAATGATGGTAAAGGAACATTAGGCTTGCTGGTTAATGATACTAAGATGTATGACAACCTGAACAATGCCTCTAAAAACTTAGACGAACTGATTATCGATCTGAAAGCTAACCCTAAACGTTACGTACACTTCTCTGTATTCGGCGGTGGTGGTTCGAAAAAGGACAAATAA
- a CDS encoding SDR family oxidoreductase, translated as MKTVLITGANKSIGFETARQLLGQGYYVYLGSRDIEKGEQAVSQLRAEGLSEVEAIEIDVNDIASVGAAREALGHKIKVLDVLINNAGIGGAMPQTPLETDITVFREVFETNFFGVIEVTQAFVDLMKGSEEPRIVNVTSGLGSMALHNDPAWKYYAVKPTSYVASKAALNAYTIVLAYDQRFTSFKINAVDPGYTATDFNHHSGPGTIEDAAARVVKAATLGKDGPTGQFFSDDNSPETGVSPW; from the coding sequence ATGAAAACAGTATTGATAACGGGTGCAAATAAAAGCATTGGCTTTGAAACGGCAAGACAATTGTTAGGGCAGGGGTATTATGTATATCTGGGTAGCCGGGATATTGAAAAGGGTGAGCAGGCGGTTAGCCAGCTGCGTGCTGAGGGCTTAAGTGAGGTGGAGGCTATAGAGATTGATGTGAATGATATTGCATCGGTAGGGGCCGCGCGTGAGGCTTTAGGGCATAAGATTAAGGTATTGGATGTATTGATTAATAATGCGGGTATTGGTGGTGCTATGCCACAGACTCCACTGGAAACTGATATCACGGTGTTTAGGGAGGTGTTTGAAACTAACTTTTTTGGGGTAATAGAGGTTACACAGGCTTTTGTTGATTTAATGAAGGGGTCTGAGGAGCCAAGAATTGTTAATGTAACTTCGGGATTGGGTTCAATGGCCTTGCATAATGATCCTGCATGGAAGTATTATGCGGTTAAACCAACGAGTTATGTAGCGTCTAAGGCCGCGCTTAATGCTTATACTATTGTATTGGCTTATGATCAGCGCTTTACTTCATTTAAGATTAATGCGGTTGATCCTGGTTATACTGCGACAGATTTTAATCATCATAGTGGCCCGGGAACTATAGAGGATGCTGCTGCAAGAGTAGTGAAAGCTGCAACGTTAGGGAAGGATGGTCCAACTGGCCAGTTTTTTAGTGATGATAATTCGCCGGAAACGGGTGTGAGTCCGTGGTAA